From a single Streptomyces rubradiris genomic region:
- a CDS encoding copper chaperone PCu(A)C, with translation MRRRAVLTAGALAAALALTGCSASAADSDSKAARLSVSSPYMPQPVSADMAAGFLTITNEGGAGDELTSVSSDVAGQVTMHSTTGGAMAEESSFRIPAHGRLVFRSGGNHLMFEQLKRAPKQGQTVSVKLTFAKSGPLTVEMPVKSATYNPSTGH, from the coding sequence GTGAGGCGCCGGGCCGTCCTGACCGCGGGCGCGCTCGCCGCCGCGCTGGCCCTCACCGGCTGCTCCGCCTCCGCGGCGGACTCGGACTCCAAGGCGGCGCGGTTGTCCGTCAGCTCTCCGTACATGCCCCAGCCCGTCTCCGCCGACATGGCCGCCGGATTCCTGACGATCACCAACGAGGGCGGGGCCGGCGACGAGCTGACATCGGTCAGCAGCGATGTCGCCGGGCAGGTCACCATGCACAGCACCACCGGCGGGGCCATGGCGGAGGAGTCCTCCTTCCGCATACCGGCGCACGGCCGGCTGGTGTTCCGCAGCGGGGGCAACCACCTGATGTTCGAACAGCTGAAGCGTGCGCCGAAGCAGGGCCAGACGGTCAGCGTGAAGCTCACCTTCGCCAAGTCCGGGCCGCTCACCGTCGAGATGCCGGTGAAGTCCGCGACGTACAACCCGTCGACCGGCCACTGA
- a CDS encoding ATP-binding protein translates to MSIWWSLHLRREAASVPLARRLLIGTMETAGVDPDISYDLSVALTEACANAVEHGGDAAPGASQAYRVTAYLDGEKCRIEVADSGPGLPRAQDFRPTRADAEHGRGLCLIQELTDHVHIGAKPGLGGTVVSFDKILKWTKDPSLLTA, encoded by the coding sequence ATGAGCATCTGGTGGTCACTCCATCTGCGGCGCGAGGCCGCGAGCGTGCCGCTCGCGCGACGGCTGCTGATCGGCACCATGGAGACGGCGGGCGTCGACCCGGACATCTCCTACGACCTGTCGGTGGCCCTCACCGAGGCCTGCGCGAACGCGGTCGAGCACGGCGGGGACGCCGCGCCCGGCGCCTCGCAGGCCTACCGGGTGACGGCCTACCTCGACGGGGAGAAGTGCCGTATCGAGGTGGCCGATTCCGGGCCCGGTCTGCCCCGCGCCCAGGACTTCCGGCCGACCCGTGCGGACGCCGAGCACGGGCGCGGCCTGTGCCTGATCCAGGAACTGACCGACCACGTCCACATCGGGGCGAAGCCCGGTCTGGGCGGGACGGTGGTCAGCTTCGACAAGATCCTCAAATGGACGAAGGACCCCTCGCTGCTCACCGCGTGA
- the serS gene encoding serine--tRNA ligase yields the protein MIDLRLLREDPDRVRASQRARGEDVALVDSLLSADERRRSSGVRFDELRAEQKQLGKLIPKAAGEEKAELLKRAEQLKADVKAADAERDAADAETQELLLRLGNLVHPDVPVGGEEDFVTLETHGTIRDFAAEGFEPRDHLELGQLLGAIDVERGAKVSGSRFYFLTGVGALLELALVNAAIAQATAAGFTPMLTPALVRPQSMAGTGFLGQAAQDVYHLDKDDLYLVGTSEVPLAAYHMDEIIDADRLPLRYAGFSPCFRREAGSHGKDTRGIFRVHQFDKVEMFSYVAPEDSQAEHQRLLEWEKQWLTSLELPYRVIDVASADLGSSAARKFDCEAWIPTQGKYRELTSTSDCTEFQSRRLSIRVRDGKQVKPLATLNGTLCAVPRTIVAILENHQQADGSVRVPEVLRPYLGGREVLEPVSR from the coding sequence GTGATTGACCTTCGCCTGCTTCGTGAGGACCCCGACCGTGTGCGCGCGTCCCAGCGCGCCCGTGGAGAGGACGTCGCGCTCGTCGACTCCCTCCTGTCTGCCGACGAGCGGCGCAGGTCCTCCGGCGTCCGCTTCGACGAGCTGCGCGCCGAGCAGAAGCAGCTCGGCAAGCTGATCCCCAAGGCCGCCGGCGAAGAGAAGGCAGAACTCCTCAAGCGTGCCGAGCAGCTGAAGGCCGACGTCAAGGCCGCCGACGCCGAGCGCGACGCGGCCGACGCCGAGACCCAGGAGCTGCTGCTCCGGCTCGGCAACCTCGTCCACCCCGACGTGCCCGTCGGCGGCGAGGAGGACTTCGTCACGCTGGAGACGCACGGCACGATCCGCGACTTCGCCGCCGAGGGCTTCGAGCCCAGGGACCACCTGGAGCTGGGCCAGCTGCTCGGCGCGATCGACGTCGAGCGCGGTGCCAAGGTCTCCGGCTCCCGCTTCTACTTCCTCACCGGTGTCGGCGCCCTGCTGGAGCTGGCCCTGGTGAACGCGGCGATCGCGCAGGCGACCGCGGCCGGCTTCACCCCGATGCTGACCCCCGCGCTGGTGCGCCCGCAGTCCATGGCGGGCACCGGCTTCCTCGGCCAGGCCGCCCAGGACGTCTACCACCTCGACAAGGACGACCTGTACCTGGTCGGCACCTCCGAGGTCCCGCTGGCGGCCTACCACATGGACGAGATCATCGACGCCGACCGGCTGCCGCTGCGCTACGCGGGCTTCTCCCCGTGCTTCCGCCGCGAGGCCGGCTCGCACGGCAAGGACACCCGGGGCATCTTCCGCGTGCACCAGTTCGACAAGGTCGAGATGTTCTCGTACGTCGCCCCCGAGGACTCCCAGGCCGAGCACCAACGCCTGCTGGAGTGGGAGAAGCAGTGGCTGACCTCGCTGGAGCTGCCGTACCGCGTCATCGACGTCGCCTCCGCCGACCTCGGCTCCTCGGCCGCCCGCAAGTTCGACTGTGAGGCGTGGATCCCGACCCAGGGCAAGTACCGCGAGCTGACCTCGACCTCGGACTGCACCGAGTTCCAGTCCCGTCGGCTGTCCATCCGGGTCCGCGACGGCAAGCAGGTCAAGCCGCTGGCCACGCTCAACGGCACGCTGTGCGCCGTGCCGCGCACCATCGTGGCGATCCTGGAGAACCACCAGCAGGCCGACGGCTCCGTCCGCGTCCCCGAGGTGCTGCGCCCGTACCTGGGCGGCCGCGAGGTCCTGGAGCCGGTGTCCCGGTGA
- a CDS encoding SCO family protein: MRKKTFAAAALLAAATLTLSACGSGNDDNAPIAVVSGGTESNKPATVLDQPFDKPALVLTDSHGEKYDLRKETKGHPTLVYFGYTHCPDICPATMSNIAVAKKALPKAEQDALKVVFITTDPDRDTPAELGKWLKGIDPGFIGLTGDFAKVQAAARSLGIAVEPTKKDKNGKLVSMHGTQVVAFSPKTDAGYVLYGENASADDYTRDLPKLVKGANP; this comes from the coding sequence ATGCGCAAGAAGACGTTCGCCGCGGCGGCGCTGCTCGCCGCCGCCACCCTGACCCTCTCCGCCTGCGGCAGCGGGAACGACGACAACGCACCGATCGCCGTGGTCTCGGGCGGCACCGAATCGAACAAGCCCGCCACCGTCCTCGACCAGCCGTTCGACAAGCCGGCCCTGGTCCTCACCGACAGCCACGGCGAGAAGTACGACCTCCGCAAGGAGACCAAGGGCCACCCGACCCTCGTCTACTTCGGCTACACCCACTGCCCGGACATCTGCCCGGCCACGATGAGCAACATCGCCGTCGCCAAGAAGGCGCTGCCCAAGGCCGAGCAGGACGCCCTGAAGGTCGTGTTCATCACCACCGACCCCGACCGCGACACCCCCGCCGAGCTGGGCAAGTGGCTCAAGGGCATCGACCCCGGGTTCATCGGGCTGACCGGCGACTTCGCCAAGGTGCAGGCCGCCGCCCGGTCCCTCGGCATCGCCGTGGAACCGACGAAGAAGGACAAGAACGGCAAGCTCGTCTCCATGCACGGCACCCAGGTCGTCGCCTTCTCCCCGAAGACCGACGCCGGTTACGTCCTCTACGGCGAGAACGCCTCGGCGGACGACTACACCAGGGACCTGCCCAAGCTCGTCAAGGGAGCCAACCCGTGA
- a CDS encoding ABC transporter permease, giving the protein MYDPTVARLTYRALLGRRRALILGALPLLLIVISVAVRALTGADDQTASDVLGGFALATMVPIIGVIAGTGAIGPEIDDGSVVYLLSKPLKRPTIIFTKLIVAIAVTMVFSAVPTLIAGLILNGNGQQVAVAYTVAALVSSIAYSALFLLLGTVSRHAVVFGLVYALVWEALFGSLVPGARTLSVQQWSLAVAHKIADGPLVTSDVGLPTATVLLVAVTVLATWYAGQKLRSLTLAGEE; this is encoded by the coding sequence TCGGCCGTCGCCGGGCCCTCATCCTCGGCGCGCTGCCGCTGCTGCTGATCGTGATCTCCGTGGCCGTGCGCGCCCTGACCGGGGCCGACGACCAGACCGCCTCCGACGTCCTCGGCGGCTTCGCACTCGCCACCATGGTCCCGATCATCGGCGTCATCGCGGGCACGGGCGCGATCGGCCCCGAGATCGACGACGGCTCCGTGGTCTATCTGCTGTCCAAGCCGTTGAAGCGGCCCACGATCATCTTCACGAAGCTCATCGTCGCCATCGCCGTCACCATGGTCTTCTCGGCCGTGCCGACGCTGATCGCGGGCCTGATCCTGAACGGCAACGGCCAGCAGGTCGCCGTCGCCTACACGGTCGCCGCGCTGGTCTCCTCCATCGCCTACTCGGCGCTGTTCCTGCTGCTGGGCACGGTCTCCCGGCACGCGGTGGTGTTCGGGCTCGTCTACGCCCTGGTCTGGGAAGCGCTGTTCGGATCCCTGGTGCCGGGCGCGCGCACCCTGAGCGTCCAGCAGTGGTCGCTGGCCGTCGCCCACAAGATCGCCGACGGACCGCTGGTGACCTCCGACGTGGGCCTGCCGACGGCCACCGTGCTGCTGGTGGCGGTGACCGTCCTGGCCACCTGGTACGCCGGTCAGAAGCTGCGGTCGCTGACGCTCGCCGGCGAGGAGTGA
- a CDS encoding HAD family hydrolase, whose product MSFPYGLIATDLDGTLLRSDESISQRTRDALAAATAAGAAHIVVTGRAVPWTRHVLDDLGYDGLAVCGQGAQVYDAGAHRLLTSVTLDRQLAGVALAKIEAEVGPLYLAASRDGLDGEVLVGPGYAITGQLPGTPLTDASDLWAAPLNKIYIQHPTLADDELAEAARQAAGGFVTVVMAGAGIVELLPLGLSKATGLSLAARRLGLKAADTIAFGDMPNDIPMFAWASRGVAMANAHAELKAVADEITASHDEDGIAVVLEHLLA is encoded by the coding sequence GTGAGCTTCCCGTACGGGCTCATCGCCACCGACCTCGACGGGACGCTGCTGCGCTCCGACGAGTCGATCTCGCAGCGCACCCGTGACGCGCTCGCCGCGGCCACCGCGGCGGGCGCGGCCCACATCGTCGTCACCGGCCGCGCGGTCCCCTGGACCCGGCACGTCCTGGACGACCTCGGTTACGACGGTCTGGCCGTCTGCGGCCAGGGCGCCCAGGTGTACGACGCCGGCGCGCACCGCCTGCTGACCTCGGTCACCCTGGACCGGCAGCTGGCGGGCGTGGCCCTGGCCAAGATCGAGGCCGAGGTGGGGCCGCTGTATCTGGCGGCCAGCCGGGACGGTCTGGACGGCGAAGTGCTGGTCGGCCCGGGCTACGCGATCACGGGCCAACTGCCCGGCACCCCGCTCACGGACGCCTCCGACCTGTGGGCGGCGCCGCTGAACAAGATCTACATACAGCATCCGACGCTGGCCGACGACGAGCTGGCGGAGGCGGCCCGGCAGGCGGCCGGCGGCTTCGTCACGGTGGTCATGGCGGGCGCGGGCATCGTGGAGCTGCTCCCGCTCGGCCTGTCCAAGGCCACGGGTCTGTCGCTGGCGGCCCGCCGCCTGGGCCTGAAGGCGGCCGACACGATCGCCTTCGGCGACATGCCCAACGACATCCCGATGTTCGCCTGGGCGTCCCGGGGCGTGGCCATGGCCAACGCCCACGCGGAGCTGAAGGCGGTGGCCGACGAGATCACGGCCTCCCACGACGAGGACGGCATCGCGGTGGTCCTGGAACACCTGCTGGCGTAG
- a CDS encoding copper resistance protein CopC has translation MNRTTAPRLRTLLLLLLAVTGALLAGASPASAHAALTGSEPAQGVVAGTAPSQVSLTFSETVAMGDDSVRVLDPQGKPVQTGSPANVSGTTYAVKLKSGLAKGTYTVTYQVVSADSHPVAGAFTFSVGAPSQTVVTGTAPAAGGGVVGGLYAFGRYVSYAGFIVLAGGAAFVLACWRRGAGVRAVQRLVVGGWIALTAATLWLLLLRGSYTTTGKFADVFDLDLLGQVLQTKTGAALVSRLLLLAAAALFVAVLFGTYTRREDAAEKRDLTFGLAVGGVVVAAGLATSWAMAEHASTGLQPGLAMPVDVVHLLAVAAWLGGLATLLTALYRAPAEHPVEAAAVRRFSRLAFGSVLALVATGVYQSWRQLGSWSAFTETRYGQLLLAKIALVVVLVGIAGLSRRWTGRLTDRSADAERARTDRVPAATPTGGGGAEENAGGGGLEENAGGGGLEGKADEPIGDGSADGKAGDPTGGGADGTAGDPGDARRAAQLARQRAAVDAARRKRLRDADENRFGLRRSVLAEAGVALVLLAVTTALTQTEPGRTEQEAKAATSSSAGSGTSAASGALTLDMPFDTGGTDGKGVVRVDLDPARVGGNTMHVYVQRPNGRAFDVPEVKISFTLEAQKIGPLPVNPDHITTGHWSANGVQLPVAGDWKISVTVRTSDIDQATVSKNAQIG, from the coding sequence GTGAACCGGACCACCGCCCCCCGTCTGCGGACCCTGCTGCTGCTCCTGCTCGCCGTCACCGGCGCGCTGCTGGCGGGCGCCTCACCCGCCTCCGCCCACGCGGCGCTGACCGGCAGCGAACCCGCGCAGGGGGTGGTGGCCGGCACGGCACCCAGCCAGGTGTCGCTCACCTTCTCCGAGACGGTGGCCATGGGCGACGACTCCGTGCGCGTCCTCGACCCCCAGGGCAAGCCGGTGCAGACGGGCAGCCCCGCCAACGTGAGCGGGACGACGTACGCCGTGAAGCTCAAGAGCGGCCTGGCCAAGGGCACCTACACCGTCACCTACCAGGTCGTCTCCGCGGACAGCCACCCCGTCGCCGGCGCCTTCACCTTCTCCGTCGGCGCGCCCTCGCAAACCGTCGTGACCGGCACCGCGCCGGCCGCGGGCGGCGGGGTCGTGGGCGGGCTCTACGCGTTCGGCCGGTACGTGTCGTACGCCGGTTTCATCGTGCTCGCCGGCGGCGCGGCCTTCGTGCTCGCCTGCTGGCGGCGCGGCGCGGGGGTACGGGCCGTGCAGCGGCTCGTCGTCGGCGGCTGGATCGCGCTGACCGCGGCCACCCTGTGGCTGCTGCTCCTGCGCGGCTCGTACACCACCACCGGAAAGTTCGCCGACGTCTTCGACCTCGACCTGCTCGGTCAGGTGCTCCAGACCAAGACCGGGGCCGCGCTGGTCTCCCGGCTGCTGCTGCTCGCCGCCGCCGCGCTGTTCGTCGCCGTCCTCTTCGGCACCTACACCCGGCGCGAGGACGCCGCCGAGAAGCGCGACCTGACCTTCGGGCTCGCGGTCGGCGGAGTGGTCGTCGCGGCCGGGCTCGCCACCAGCTGGGCCATGGCCGAGCACGCCTCCACCGGGCTCCAGCCGGGCCTGGCCATGCCGGTGGACGTCGTCCATCTGCTGGCCGTCGCCGCCTGGCTGGGCGGGCTCGCCACCCTGCTGACCGCGCTGTACCGGGCGCCCGCCGAGCACCCGGTCGAGGCCGCCGCCGTCCGGCGCTTCTCCCGGCTGGCCTTCGGCTCGGTCCTCGCGCTGGTCGCCACCGGCGTCTACCAGTCCTGGCGGCAGCTCGGCTCCTGGTCGGCGTTCACCGAGACCCGCTACGGGCAGCTGCTGCTGGCCAAGATCGCCCTGGTGGTGGTGCTGGTCGGCATCGCGGGCCTGTCCCGCCGGTGGACGGGACGGCTCACCGACCGGAGCGCGGACGCGGAGCGGGCGCGCACGGACCGGGTCCCGGCCGCCACGCCGACCGGTGGCGGCGGCGCGGAGGAGAACGCCGGTGGCGGTGGCTTGGAGGAGAACGCCGGTGGCGGTGGCTTGGAGGGGAAAGCCGACGAACCCATCGGTGACGGCAGCGCGGACGGGAAGGCCGGTGACCCCACCGGCGGCGGCGCGGACGGGACGGCCGGTGACCCCGGTGACGCCCGGCGGGCCGCCCAGCTCGCCCGGCAGCGCGCGGCCGTCGACGCCGCCCGGCGGAAGCGGCTGCGCGACGCCGACGAGAACCGCTTCGGACTGCGCCGCTCGGTGCTCGCCGAGGCCGGTGTCGCCCTGGTACTGCTCGCCGTCACCACCGCGCTGACCCAGACCGAGCCGGGCCGTACCGAGCAGGAGGCCAAGGCGGCCACCTCGTCCTCGGCCGGCTCCGGCACCTCGGCGGCCTCCGGCGCGCTCACCCTGGACATGCCGTTCGACACCGGCGGCACCGACGGCAAGGGCGTCGTCCGCGTCGACCTGGACCCCGCGCGGGTGGGCGGCAACACGATGCACGTCTACGTCCAGCGGCCCAACGGCCGGGCCTTCGACGTCCCGGAGGTGAAGATCTCCTTCACCCTGGAGGCACAGAAGATCGGCCCGCTTCCCGTGAACCCGGACCACATCACCACCGGCCACTGGTCGGCGAACGGGGTGCAGCTTCCCGTGGCCGGCGACTGGAAGATCTCCGTCACGGTCCGCACTTCCGACATCGACCAGGCCACCGTCTCCAAGAACGCGCAGATCGGCTGA
- a CDS encoding YcnI family protein, producing MKASRIAAATVAAGSAVLALSVPAFAHVTVQPEGTAAKGGYAVVNVKVPNERDDASTTKVELSLPADHPIASVMPQPVPGWKATVTKAKLDKPLTMHGEKIDEAVSKVTWTADGKGIEPGFFQKFPLSLGALPENTDQLVFKALQTYSNKEVVRWIEVPQEGQDEPESPAPVLKLAAAEDEHGSASAANATDKSGKTEETAAADSGDGTDTTARVLGVAGIVIGIAGVAYGVFAGRRRTAA from the coding sequence ATGAAGGCTTCTCGTATCGCCGCCGCCACCGTCGCCGCCGGCTCGGCCGTCCTCGCCCTGTCCGTCCCCGCGTTCGCGCACGTCACCGTGCAGCCCGAGGGCACCGCGGCCAAGGGCGGCTACGCGGTCGTGAACGTCAAGGTCCCGAACGAGCGCGACGACGCCTCGACCACCAAGGTCGAGCTCAGCCTGCCGGCCGACCACCCGATCGCCTCGGTCATGCCGCAGCCGGTGCCCGGCTGGAAGGCCACCGTCACCAAGGCCAAGCTGGACAAGCCGCTGACCATGCACGGCGAGAAGATCGACGAGGCCGTCAGCAAGGTCACCTGGACCGCCGACGGCAAGGGCATCGAGCCCGGTTTCTTCCAGAAGTTCCCGCTCTCCCTGGGCGCCCTGCCCGAGAACACCGACCAGCTGGTGTTCAAGGCCCTCCAGACCTACTCCAACAAGGAAGTGGTGCGCTGGATCGAGGTCCCGCAGGAGGGCCAGGACGAGCCGGAGAGCCCCGCGCCGGTGCTGAAGCTGGCCGCCGCCGAGGACGAGCACGGCTCGGCGAGCGCCGCGAACGCCACCGACAAGTCCGGCAAGACCGAGGAGACGGCCGCCGCGGACTCCGGTGACGGCACCGACACCACCGCGCGCGTGCTCGGCGTGGCCGGCATCGTCATCGGCATCGCGGGCGTGGCCTACGGCGTCTTCGCGGGCCGCCGCCGCACCGCCGCCTGA
- the pheA gene encoding prephenate dehydratase, whose protein sequence is MPASYAYLGPEGTFTEVALRTLPETATRELIPYVSVQSALDAVRAGEAEAAFVPIENSVEGGITTTLDELVAGEPLMIYREVLLSITFALLVRPGTKLADIKTVSAHPAAQPQVRNWMRAHLPDAVWESAASNADAARLVQEGRYDAAFAGEFAAARYGLEALETGIHDAENAQTRFVLVGRPARPAAPTGADKTSVVLWQRDDHPGALRDLLGEFASRGINLMLLQSRPTGAGIGNYCFCIDAEGHIADRRVAEALMGLRRICLQVRFLGSYPRANMTPGEARPTLPGTSDEEFMAAADWVARCQDGRF, encoded by the coding sequence ATGCCAGCCAGCTATGCCTATCTCGGCCCGGAGGGCACCTTCACGGAGGTCGCCCTGCGCACGCTTCCGGAGACGGCCACCCGGGAGCTGATCCCGTACGTGTCGGTGCAGTCGGCGCTGGACGCGGTCCGGGCCGGCGAGGCCGAGGCCGCGTTCGTGCCGATCGAGAACTCCGTCGAGGGCGGCATCACCACCACCCTGGACGAGCTGGTCGCGGGCGAACCGCTGATGATCTACCGCGAAGTACTGCTGTCGATCACCTTCGCGCTGCTGGTCCGGCCCGGCACGAAGCTCGCGGACATCAAGACGGTCTCCGCCCACCCGGCGGCCCAGCCCCAGGTGCGCAACTGGATGCGCGCCCACCTGCCGGACGCGGTCTGGGAGTCGGCCGCCTCGAACGCGGACGCCGCCCGCCTGGTCCAGGAGGGCCGCTACGACGCGGCTTTCGCGGGCGAGTTCGCCGCCGCCCGGTACGGCCTGGAGGCGCTGGAGACCGGCATCCACGACGCGGAGAACGCGCAGACCCGTTTCGTGCTGGTCGGCCGACCGGCCCGGCCCGCCGCGCCCACCGGTGCCGACAAGACCTCGGTGGTGCTGTGGCAGCGGGACGACCACCCCGGCGCGCTGCGCGACCTGCTCGGCGAGTTCGCCTCGCGCGGCATCAACCTGATGCTGCTCCAGTCCCGGCCGACCGGAGCGGGCATCGGCAACTACTGCTTCTGCATCGACGCCGAGGGCCACATCGCCGACCGGCGGGTGGCGGAGGCGCTGATGGGGCTGCGGCGGATCTGCCTCCAGGTGCGTTTCCTCGGTTCCTATCCGCGGGCGAACATGACGCCGGGCGAGGCCCGGCCGACCCTGCCGGGGACGTCGGACGAGGAGTTCATGGCGGCGGCGGACTGGGTGGCGCGCTGTCAGGACGGCCGCTTCTGA
- the efeB gene encoding iron uptake transporter deferrochelatase/peroxidase subunit, with the protein MPDQSLSQVRTPDAPAAEPVARASGVSRRALLGTAGATGLVLGAAGGAVGYAAAPAGATPLTALGAGRAMFHGKHQPGITEGLQARGHLVAFDLVAGAGRKEAAALLRRWSATAERLMAGEPAPHDDTDVARDAGPSSLTVTFGFGHSFFGRTGLEKQRPAALDPLPDFSSDRLDKARSDGDLWVQIGADDALVAFHALRAIQKDAGSAARVRWQMNGFNRSPGATAHPMTARNLMGQLDGTGNPKPSDADFDKRIFVPASGEPAWMANGSYAVVRRIRMLLDDWEKLSTTAQEQVIGRRKADGAPLSGGGETTPMDLEKADANGDYLVPLNAHARITRPDRNGGAAMLRRPFSYHDGIDADGTPDAGLLFICWQADPLRGFVPVQRKLDRGDALSQFIRHEASGLFAVPGGAAKGEYVGQRLLEG; encoded by the coding sequence ATGCCCGACCAGTCCCTCTCCCAGGTCCGCACCCCCGACGCCCCGGCGGCGGAGCCCGTGGCCCGCGCGAGCGGTGTCTCCCGGCGCGCGCTGCTCGGCACCGCAGGCGCCACCGGGCTCGTGCTCGGCGCGGCCGGCGGGGCCGTGGGCTATGCCGCCGCGCCCGCCGGGGCCACCCCGCTGACCGCGCTCGGTGCCGGCCGGGCGATGTTTCACGGGAAACATCAGCCCGGCATCACCGAGGGCCTCCAGGCACGTGGCCATCTCGTCGCGTTCGACCTGGTGGCGGGCGCGGGCCGCAAGGAGGCGGCGGCCCTGCTGCGCCGCTGGTCGGCCACGGCCGAGCGGCTGATGGCGGGCGAGCCCGCCCCGCACGACGACACCGATGTGGCCCGGGACGCGGGGCCGTCCTCGCTGACCGTCACCTTCGGCTTCGGGCACAGCTTCTTCGGCAGGACCGGGCTTGAGAAGCAGCGGCCGGCCGCGCTGGACCCGCTGCCGGACTTCTCCTCCGACCGGCTCGACAAGGCCCGCAGCGACGGCGACCTGTGGGTGCAGATCGGGGCGGACGACGCCCTGGTCGCCTTCCACGCGCTGCGCGCGATCCAGAAGGACGCGGGGTCGGCCGCCCGGGTGCGCTGGCAGATGAACGGCTTCAACCGCTCCCCGGGGGCCACCGCGCACCCCATGACGGCCCGCAACCTCATGGGCCAGCTCGACGGCACGGGCAATCCGAAGCCGTCGGACGCCGACTTCGACAAGCGGATCTTCGTGCCCGCCTCGGGCGAGCCGGCGTGGATGGCGAACGGCTCCTACGCCGTCGTACGCCGCATCCGCATGCTCCTGGACGACTGGGAGAAGCTGTCGACCACGGCCCAGGAGCAGGTCATCGGGCGCCGCAAGGCCGACGGGGCGCCGCTGTCCGGCGGTGGCGAGACGACCCCGATGGACCTGGAGAAGGCCGACGCCAACGGTGACTACCTGGTCCCGCTCAACGCGCACGCCCGGATCACCCGGCCCGACCGCAACGGCGGCGCGGCCATGCTGCGGCGGCCCTTCTCCTACCACGACGGCATCGACGCGGACGGCACCCCGGACGCCGGTCTGCTCTTCATCTGCTGGCAGGCCGATCCGCTGCGCGGCTTCGTCCCGGTGCAGCGCAAGCTCGACCGGGGCGACGCGCTGTCGCAGTTCATCCGGCACGAGGCGAGCGGACTGTTCGCGGTGCCGGGCGGGGCGGCGAAGGGCGAGTACGTGGGTCAGCGGCTGCTGGAGGGATGA